GCTGTGATGATCTGAGGCAGCGCCCCGATCAAGGCGGTGAGTAGTTGGATTCCTGCTTCGATGATCTGCGGGATCGCCCCCACAAGGAACGTGACAATCCCGGTGATGATCTGTGGGAGGGCTTCGATGATCACGGGAATGGCAGCGATCAAGCCTTCGGTAAGTCCGGTGATGAGCTGCAACGCCGCATCAAGAAGCAACGGGAGGTTGTCGACCAGACCCTGTACCAAAGCCATGAGCATCTCCACCGCCGCAGGAACCAGTTCCGGTAGTGCTTCGCCGATACCAGAGACCAGTGTGGCGATGATCTGTATCGCCGCCTCCAACAGGGACGGCAACGCTTCGATGATTGTCTCGACCAGAGCGATAATCAACGTCACGGCTGTTTCTGCTACTTGTGGCAACACCTTGATAATGCCTTCAAGGAGCGCGGTCAAAATGCTCATGCCGGTCTCGACCACCATCGGTAGCTGCTCGGCAATAAATGCGAGAGCTTCCTGTAAGACGGTGCCGAGGGTGTCGATGAGGGCGGGTGTTCCGCCTTCTTCGAACGCTGCCGTGAGTTCGTCGATCCACCCGTTCAGCATCGGCAACACCGAACCCGCCAACGCCTCCGACAGACCACCAGCCAACAACCCCTTGAGATTTTCAACCCCATCCTGCATCGTCGCCAACTGGCCCGAAAAGGTTTGGGATTGGGCGTCCATGGCCCCGTAGAAACGCCCGCCTTCAGCAGTAGCACTGGCGAATGCGTCAGCGACCATGTCAGCCGAAATAGCACCCTTGGCCATATCCTCCTTGAGCTCACCAATGCTTTTGCCGGTCTTGCGGCTGATCTCTTCGAGCGGGTTGAATCCGGCGTTGATCATCTGCAGCAAGTCCTGACCCGTGAGCTTGCCGGTCGAAGACATTTGGGCGAAGGCGAGCGTGAGCGATTCCATCTTCACCGCATCACCTTGGGAGATGTCGCCGATTTCGTTCAGGTGCTTTTTCGCATCCTCAAGGCTCATGCCAAAGCTCAGGAGGGTTTGCATGTTGCCCGCGAGTTCTTCCATACCAAACGGAGTCTTCGCCGCTTGAACTTTCAGATCGTTGACGAGCTGTTGGGCTTTTGCTTGGTCGCTGAGCATCGTCGTGAAGCTTGTGGAGTATTGCTCCATGCGAGCGTTGTACTCCACGCCCTCTTTCAACGCGCCTACCATGCCGCGACCAATACTGGCGATCGCATGCCCGATGCCTTTGACTCCGGCGATGATGGCTTCGGAGGCGAGGTTGGCTTTCAACACGTCGCCGAAAATGCGGGTCTTGGAACTGGTGGTGTCCATCTCGTCACCGAGATCATCCACCGCGCCCTCAAGACGTCCTGCGTCCTTGGCGGCGTCTTTAGCATCGTCGCCCGCACCGTCTGCCTCGTTCCCGAAATCAGAGAGGGCGTCGTTGTTGGCTTTGAGTTCGCCTTCGAGCCGGTTGAGCTCCGCGCCTGCGTTGTTGAGCTGGATCTGCCAGTTCTTCGTCCGACTATCGTTCTCACCAAAGCTCGTAGCGGAGTTTTCGAGTGCGGCGCGTAGGGTCTCGATCTTGGCTTTCTGCACCTCAATCTCTTTGCCCAGCACTTGGTTACGGGCCGTGAAGGCTTCGGCAGACTTGTCGTTCTTATCAAACGAGGACGCCACGAGCTTCATCTCACTGCCAAGCACACGCATCTCACGGTTAATATCCGTAATCGCGCGCTTAAACTCCCGCTCGCCCTCAAGCCCAATCTTCAAACCAAAACTGGAGTCGGCCATGGCAAAGTCACCTCCTCGAAGGGATAATGAAAAGGGATCAAATTGCTAAACGAAGGGGAAACCTATGGGAATGAGTGCAGAAGATTTCGGAGCTGTGCTTGCTGAGCTAAATGGACCTACGCCGCTTGCTGATGCTTTCGAGACGTGTTTCCCTCAACAAGACGACAACCGCTGGTGGTTCTCGATCCGGACTCACGCTACGTCAGTTTTTCTATCGAAGGAATACTTTGATTTTGAAACTGCAAGGAGAAACAAAGTAAAGCGAAGCTATAAGGAACTCTTGGCTCGAAAGGTTTGGGAAAGCCATTCGTTCACTCGTCGACCTGAGCTTCGCCTATGGATCCTCGAAGCGTTGGGACTCCTAAAAAACGACAAGGAAGTATTGAAAACCATGCTTGAGATGGAGACGAATACTTCTCGCTGCACGTACCTCAAGGATTTGTTTACTTGGGACGAAATCGAAGATGCAGCACGTAAGGAATTCCATCGTCTCGTGAACGAATCACCCATGACTCATCGAAATTACTAAATCCCTGGCGGGATGACGTCGTCGATGAACCATTGACGCAGCGGCTCAGCTCGTCCGGTTTCGATGCGCCAGCAGTCCACGAGGTCGAGGAGTTCTCCGAAGACAGTCAGACCCACCTCCACGCGTGATAGGTGAAGGTGGGCCATTCCAATGTAGGTCAGCCGCGTGAACACAGCCTGATCGGTCTCGACTATTCGTCCGTCGGTGGTGCTTTTGGGGCTGGCTCGGTAAGGATGTCTCGTCGTGTTCCGCGCTGGAGGGCTTCGGCGATCGCGCCGCGATAGTCCGCCAGATCAGCGGGAACGGTGAGTAGTTCAACCTCGTCCTCGCTCAGCTCTGGGCGCTTGTCGTCTGGGTGGCGCAGGTTGTGGATCTGGATGGACTGGTTGACCAGCAGCGTGATTAGCCAAATCACCTCACCCAATGTTTTGCCCAGATCGTCGGAAGTTTCGAGGGCGTTGCCCAGATGTTCGAGCCCGCCGTATCGCTCGGCGATCAGACGCGTGGCTTTCGTCGTCAAGACAAGCTCGCAGTCGGTACCGCCGATGCTGACAGTGGCGGAGCGCCCTGGGTCAACAACTGATTCAGTTTTCTTCTTGGTTGTCATGGCTCATGCTCCTTAGGCTTCAGATGTGGTGCTGGCGGGTTCGTAAACCTGTGCATACCAGTTCGTGATCGTCTCGGGCTTGACGCCGGTTGTGCCTTCGGTGACTTCGGCCTTCCACGGATGCCGCCCCTTACTATCGGGTTTGTTACGCCGCAAAATCGTGCCCTCAATTGAAGGGGTGGAGAACGTGATGGAGTCGGCTTTAGTTGCCAGGGTTTCGGTGGGCAGGGCGAACTTGACCCGGTACAGCCAGAAATACTGATACTTCCCCGTAGAGCGTGCGGCTCGGAAACCGATCGCCACCGGAGCCCCGCCGTCCTCGGAAGCTGAAATGAGCACCCCGTTGGAATCCACGGTCGCACCCGTCAAGGCTGCGGCTGCTTCACCACCCAGGTCGTCGATACCCAAAGTCAGGGTGCCGGATTTGAATTCCTTGACGATCTCACTCGGCCCGTCATCGGCATACAGAATCGCTTCAGCGACCTCAACACTGAGTTCTGCGGAGATGGCTTTGGCGAGGGGTTTGGGTTTGGCGTAGGTTTCCTCACCCGTGTCGGGGTTTTCAGTGATGGTGGCGTAGTAGAGCTTGTCTAAACCAATAGTCGCCATGAGTAATGCTCCTTCATATGTAGGTGTGGTGGGTTGCGACATCTATCGCGTAATGATGAAATCCGGTATCCGCTTCGAAGCCGACATAGGTACGGGCAGTGATCGTCAGTCCAGTGTCGAGCAGGGCGCGGGTAATGCGGCTACGCAGGTCGAGATAGTTTCCGCGAGTGAAGAGTGCGAGGCGGACTTCCTCAACCTCAACGCTGGGTTGGTTATCGGCGAACACGTCCAACACGTCCGTCAGCGGGGTTGCCACCAGATACGTCTGCGGCGCAGGCGTAGCCGTGTAGAGACCGACCTCGAACGGCAATCCGAGCTTGTCAGCAATCTCCATGAGTTGTTCGAGTAGCGGTGTCATGGCCCCACCTGCTCAATCCGCGCCGTCAGCGCCGCCTTCATGGCCTCGATTGCACCACGCCGTGTTTGCGACCGTGTGGGTGCAAGGAACGGGCGTGCGGGCTGGTTGGACCGGCCATGTTCGAGGACGTTGGCGATCAACGCATTCGCTCTGCCGTCGCGGCGGTTCTCAGCGAAGCCGACCTTAATGTTGTGATCGCCTCGGCTATTGACTTTCACCGAGGTCGTACCAAGCGCGCTGAGTAGTTGCCCTGTTGACCGCGAGGGCTGATTGGTGGCACGTCCGATCACGCCCGTGAGGTTGGCTCGCATACGCGGCTCAACCACCGCGGCTCCCGCCTCAAGCACCTCATCCGCCGATGTTTCTAGCACACGGCTGGCAGCATCAAGAGAATCAATAAACGCGTTCGGCAGACGAATCTGAACTCTAGCCATGGGCGTCTCCTTCGGGCGTGGTCTGGTGGGCAAGAATCTCAACATACCTGCCGATCACCTCAACTGCGTCAATCACATACCGCCCATCCGGGCCACTGATCTCCATATCAGTGGTCACGGACAGTCCGGGAAAAGATCTGATGCGGAAGAGGACGTCGGCCTTTGAGTACGCTGCCCGGTTCACCCACGCGCTCGATGCGTGCCGCACCTCGATCTGCGCCCGCACCGTCGCCTTCACTTCATCGCGCGTGGTGGTGAACCCCGCCTTATCCCGAACAACCGTCGGCTGGATGAGGTCGATGGTGGTGCGCATGGATCCCAAAGAAGCCATTGGTCTACACCTTCCAATCCCGGTCCAGGAGCAGCAGATTGTTCACCGCGTTCCATACCGCCCGAGCCGCATCTGGCTTATCTGCCCAGAACCCTGCCGTGGAACCATCACGCGACTCATAAAAATGGGAGGCGAGCATGACAACGCCCTGCCTGGTTGCCCCAGACATGTCGTGTGTCTCGTAGTAGCCCTCATCAAGGTGTTGGTAGGAGCAGGCGTAGGAGGTGGCCGCGTTGATCAGCGCGCCGATCAATTGATCGTCATCGTCAAAGGTGATGAGCAGATTCGCCTTCACCTGATCGATAAGCTCAGTCGTGGTCATTGCGGCCACCTCCTCTCAGTGTGTAGAACCGCTGGTTATGCGGATGCCTTTTGGGTGAGCAGCTTGACTGCTTCGGGTAGGACGAGCTTGCCGTCCAGTCGCTGGGATGCGAGGAATCCGACCTGTCCGGTGGTGGCGAACAGTTCGTTGAGCCGCTTAAAGGAGCGGCCCTGTCGGTCGGCGATCCAGTAATACGACAAGTCGCCGAAAGCAACCGTCGACGCACCAGCCTTGATCTCCGGCACAAACGTCGACGTGTGGACCGGGCGGCCAAGAACCAGATCCGGCGTTCCTGCGGTCAGGGCAGGTTGCCACAAGTACTGGCCGTTACCATCCTTGAGCTTACGGATGGTTTTCACAGTGGAATCGTTCATCAGCCACACCGCGTTCTTCCGATACGGGCCGCGCAGGGCGTAGTGCAGGTCGATGAGCTCATCAGCGGTAATGTCGGTGGCCTTGCCCGTGGTCACCGCCTTCTCGCCACCGCCAGATGCAGTGAAGATGCCGGTGGGTTTGCCCTTGCCGTCTCCGGTGAGGAAGGCTTCTTCTTCAGCCGCGCCGATACGGCGAGCAAACTCAGCTGCTAGGTACTGCTCGACATTAAACGCGCTGTCATTGAGTAGCTCTTCGCTGATTTTGAGGAAGGTGCCGAGGCTTAAACGCCGACAAAGTGACCTGCGTGAAGGTTTCATCGGATTCGGTGTACGGCTTGCCTTCATCGAGCCACCCGGCAGTGCCATGCGTGGAGACGACTGGGATCTTCCGATCCCCGCTGGTGGTTTGAATGACCTTGGCCAGGCCGCGCATGATGTTCTGATCTTCAAGTGAGGAGATCAGCGTGCGTTCGAACTCGTCGGGCACCAGATAGCCGCCTTCAGTATCAACACCCTCGCTAAGGGCGTTGCGCACCTCCATCGGAGAAGCGTTGAGCCGCATGGCATCCCAGAAGGCTCGCTTATAGGAGGATGTAGCGCGTGGGGTTGTGTGCTTGACCTCGTCATTGTCGGGGTTGATGCCGGGCATGGAGGTGAGCGGTGTGTTGGTTGCCTTAGCGAGGTCGGCGTCGCGGCGCAAGGCACGTTCAGAGCGTGCGATCTCGTTGGTGAGTCGGTCGATTTCGGCCTCCATCTTCGCGTAAGCCCGATCGTCTTCAGCAGACAGGCAACCGGTTGTGGTGTCGCGGCGCTCATCGAGGAAGGCCTTCGCCTTCTCCCAAACATCTGCGCGCTTGGTGCGAAGATCAGAAACAGAAAGTGAAGTAGACATGGATATTGGTCCTTTCAGTGGGGTTGATTGATCAATTCGGCGTACAAATCACAAACCCGCCGACCAACAGGCACGGCGGGCGTAACGGTGGGGCGTGGTGGTCGCACCGGCCTCGGCGGTGAGGAGGCGGTCAGATGCGCGATGAGCTTTTGTTCGGAGGCGCGGCGGGAAAACACCGTGCCTTGTCCCGCGTTCTTGGGTGGAAACGGCAGGCGCTTCGGATCTTCATCCTCGTCGTCTTCGTCGGGTTCGTCTGGTGACTCGGCCTCGTCCTCATCGTCATCCGGCTCGTTGTCCGGCTCAATCGCAAACATTGGGTCGCGTTGGTTGGTGAGGAGTTCGTCGGCGAAACCCATGTCGATCGCAGCCCGCGCATCCATCCACGTCTCAGCGTCCATGAGCTTGGACAGCTTCGCCCGACTCAGGTTCGTCTTCTCCTGATATGCATTCAGAATCGATTCTTTGACCGAATCAAGCATGCTCATCGCACGTGCGAGTTCGTCCTTATCGCCAACCGCCATGGTGGCCGGGTTATGAATCATCAACATCGACACCGGGCTCATGGCAACCTTCGTGGCGGCCATCGCGATCACAGACGCGGCCGATGCGGCGATACCGTCGATATTGACGGTCACCTCGCCTGGGTAGTCGATGAGCATGTTGTAGATCTGCGCCGCAGCCACCACATCACCACCCGGGCTGTTGAGCCAGATCGTCACCGGCCCCGACCCAGCGTTCAACTCGCTGGCGAAGATGCTGGGTGTGATGTCGTCATCGAACCAGGATTCTTCAGCGATCGTGCCGCTAATGCGCAAAACCCGGACTGCATCTGCGTCCGGGTCAGTTGATGGCTCTGGTGTGAGCCAGTTCCAAAAACGTCTCATATCCTCCTCCTTACAGAAGATTCACTCATAGGTTCCTCAGCCGGTTCAGGCTCCGATTCAGACCCGGTTGTCTGCGCGTATGCACCTGCGAGACTGAGCGGGAGCATGTTCCCGTTGACGAGGTAGAGGTCGCCGCCAGCCTCGGGACTGATGCGATCGAGGTTTTCTAGTTCGCGGATATCGTTGGCGCTCATCCAGCCGTTTTGCCTTGCCACCGCATAACCATTCATTCGGGATTCGTAATCCCCACGTAGCAAGCCTTCGAGGTTGAACTTCACATAGATCTGCGGCTTCTCGCGCGGGCTGAGGAGTGTTTTGGTGATGGCCTGTTCCCACCGGATCACCCACGGGTCCAACGTGTACTTCACAAACTCCAACGACTGCTGCTCAATATTGGAAAACGAGGATTTTTCGAGGTCGCCGATCATGTGCGGGGGTATGCGGAAGATTCGAGCAATTTCGTTGATCTGAAACTTCCTCGTTTCAAGGAATTGAGCTTGTTCTGGGCTGACGGAGATGGGCGTGTATTTCATGCCTTCCTCGAGCACAGCGATCTTGTTCCCGTTGCGGGCTCCGCCGAACGTGGACTGCCAGGACTCCCTAACGCGCGCGGGGTCTTTGATCGTTCCCGGATGCTCCAACACACCACCAGGTGCAGCACCGTTAGCAAAAAACGATGCGCCGTAGTCTTCTGTTGCTTGGGCGAGGCCGATGGCATTCTTTGCCATCGCAATCGGGCTATAACCAACCAGCCCGTCAAAGCCCAACCCTGGAATGTGCAGCACCTCGCGCGCCGAGAGTCGCACCGTGTCGAAGCGTCCAGCTGGTTCGTCCCAGGTGCGCTGATACTCGTAATAGAGTCGCCCAGCCTCGTCGCGCCCCACCATCATCCGGTTCGGCATCAACGGATACAAACCAATCACTTCATCTTTACCGTTGCGCAGCACTTGGGCGAACGCATTACCCCAAAGAAGCAAATGCGTCATCAGAGTTTCCCTAAAGACAAAGGATGTCATTTCAGGGTTCGGCTCATCATGCAACAGCCGGTATAAGGGATGGTCGAGCGCCTTCACCTTCGCCCCATCACTGCTCTGCTGGTAAACATGCAACGGCAGGCCCGCGATAGCTTCAGCCAAAATCCGCACGCATGAGTAGACGGCGGTCATTTGCATCGCGCTGCGTTCTGTCACCGGACGGCCAGAGCTCGTTGCCCCGAAGAAAAAGCTGTAGCCAGAGCTGATCGCGTGATCGTCAGCGGAGCGGGTGGTGTCGCCACGCAGCCAATTCAGAAAACTCATGCGGTGTCCTTTCACATGTAGAATTGGAATATGAAAGCGCCCTCAAAACAGTCGTGGGCACTGATGAGTGTCCTGCTAGCGGCATTTTGGTTGTTGCCGCTCATTTCCATGTGGATCAGCAGGCTGAGCGATCCCAACGCCAAGTGGTTCATCGCGTTGCTCTTCCTCGCGTTTCCACTACTCACCATCGTTTTGAGCGTTATCGATGGGGCACGCCACGGGTTCGGCTGGTGGTGGCTACTGGCCCCGTTCGCAGGGTTCTTGACCACACTGTTCGTGTACTACAACGATTCAGCCCTCATCTACGGCGTCGCCTACTCGATCTTGGGACTGATCGGCGCAGGCATCGGCGCGTTCATCCATGAGCGTGCTCACAGCACGAGTAGGCCGCGTTCGTCATAAACACTGCCGCTGACGTGCCCGGTGCCGTTTCGGATGGCGCGGTCGAGGGCCATGATTGTTGCGACGACGCCGTCGATCTTCTCGGTGCTCTTTTGTTTGTCGGGTTTGATGTTTCCTGCTGGGTCGGTGCGGACGTGAATGTTGTCTACCATCCACGAAAGCACTGGATGCCCGCCATGTGCCAGTTTTCCCTCTAAAGCGAGTTTCATGAGTTCTTTGGATGGTGGGCTCATGTCTTTGAAGCCTTGCCCAAACGGAACAACCGTGAAACCTGCTTCGTCAAGGTTTTGGCTCATTTGGACTGCGCCCCACCGGTCGAATGCGATCTCGCGGATATCGAAGCGTTCACCGAGTTGCTCGATGAAGGCTTCAATTGCGCCGTAGTGGACGACGTTGCCCTCAGTGGTTTGTAGGAAGCCTTGCTGTTGCCACAGGTCGTAGGGCACGTGATCACGGGCAACCCTTAGTTTGAGGTTGTCTTCGGGTATCCAAAACCATGGCGCGACCGTATATTTGTCATCGTCCCCGTAGGGTGGGAATACGAGAACGAAAGCAGTGATGTCCGTCGTGGAAGCCAAGTCGAGGCCGCCGTAACACACGCGTCCTTCCAAATCTGACAGGTCGACGGGTGCTGAGTTTTGGTTCCAGATGTGCATGGGCATCCACCGCACGCTTTGTTTGACCCATTGGTTGAGGCGAAGTTGGCGGAATGTGTTTTCTTCGGCTGGGTTTTGTTTCGCGCTCGTGCAGGCTTGGCGGACTTTCTCGATCGGGACAGTGATCCCTAAGCTCGGGTTAGCCTTATGCCACACGTCCTCGTCGGTCCAATCATCATCTTGCGCCGCCCCATAGATCACCGGGTAGAACGTGGGGTCGTGCTTTTTGCCATCTAGGATGTCTTGGGCTTTTTGGTGTTGCTCATAACAAATGCTATGCGTGTCGGTACCCGCTGTCGTGATGAGGAAGTACAGGGGTTGGGTGCGCGCGTCGCCTGATCCTTTCGTCATGACGTCGAACAAGGCACGGTTGGGTTGGGTGTGGAGTTCGTCGAAGACAACGCCGGAGATGTTGAACCCGTGCTTCGAATACGCCTCCGCGCTCAGCACCTGGTAGAAGGAGTTGGTGGGCTTGTAGATGATCCGCTTCTGCGAGGCAAGAATCTTGACGCGTTTGGACAGCGCTGGACTCATGCGAATCATGTCCGCTGCGACCTCAAACACAATGGATGCTTGCTGGCGATCAGCCGCGCACCCATACACTTCAGCGCGTTCTTCACCATCCCCGCAGGTGAGTAGTAGCGCAATTGCGGCGGCGAGCTCACTTTTGCCCATCTTTTTGGGTATCTCGACGTAGGCGGTGGTGAATTGGCGGTAGCCGTCTTCTTTGACAGTGCCGAACAGGTCGCGGATGATTTGCTCTTGCCAGTCGATGAGCTGGAAGGGCTTGCCTGACCAGCGGCCTTTGGTGTGCTTTAAGGCTTGGATGAACGCGACCGCGAAGTCGGCTTTACGCTTGTCGTAGCGTGAGCCTGTGGCCATGAATCGGGTCGGCGTGTAGGTGTCGAGAGTGCGCATCACGCCCTTCAGGCTCCTTCCTGTGCTGGTTAGTTGGTGTGGGCAAGCGCCCAGGCGATGGCGTGGCCGGCGTCTTCGAACAGTTCCTCAGCCTCAGCAACCAGGGCGAGTTCGCATTCAATGAAACTGCGGGCGTCCGATCCCCAGCCAGGGATGGGCTGCTCGGCGAGTTTGTAGACGCGGGCGTCGTTTCCGATCCGGCCTTTGCCCAGGTGCCGGTATGCCGAGGCGAGGACGAAGTCTCCGTAGGCGATAACCGTGCCGTAGCTGTCGGTCGCGATCTGCAGCTGCTCCATCGTGACCTTGCTGGTATTCATGACCTCGCTCCTTTATTTCTTGTTCGATCATGTACATACAGCCATAGGTGTGCGCGGTTATCCAGTCGCTTTTCGCCGGTTCTCCGCAAGGAACTCAGTGGTCGGATTTGGGCAGGGTTTTACATGCTGCGTTGCCTTCCAGATTCGCTAGCAGGACTCGGCGCACGTGCTTGTAGTTGTCGCCGATCATGCCCAGGCGCAGCAACCAGCAGCGCATCGCATACTTGTCATTTCCACCTGTCTTGGCAGGCTTCGCGGAGACTCTCGTGGCGGTTTTCGCGTGCTCGATCATGAGCTGAATCAGCACGCTGACCGCTTCAATCACCTCCGCATCTGGGAGCTGGTCAAACCAGGCAAACTCAACGGTCCCTTCCGCCTCATCGATCGCCATGGGCGTAGCAGGAATAACCAGTGCCTTAGCGATGAGTGCTCCCTTGGAGGCGAGCAGGGCGTCGAGCTTCGCGCCTGTGGCCTCGTCCCACCTGGTCGTGGGGAATGTGAGCGTGAGTCCGTAAACCTCACCCGCAGGCGCAAACCCGGCCGCGCTCGCGGCGTCGGTTATCGCGTCGCCGTCTGCGTTGTCTGGGAGGTGGAGCACCCAGTCCCGATCCAACCGCGCCTCACCAATCAGATAGTCAAAGGTGGGCATGCCAGCATACCTGGCTTTCACGCCAAGATGTTCCGCGATGACTTCGGCGAGTTTCTTACGCCCAGCCTTGTTCGGGGTAAACTCGATCGTGGTCATCGGGTCACCTGTTCAAACCAAGAATCAACCAGTCGCAGATAGCCATGCGGGTCGTGTTCGATCGCACCGGCAACCAGGGAGAAGTTCCACTTTCGTGCAATGTCGAGGGCTTCTTCAATGTCCCAGATGTTGATGCCTGCCTCCAGCATCTCGCTGATCTCGATATGTAGATCACTCATGACCATCCTCCATCTCATGTTTCCCCCTTGTCGGGGTTTGTTTGGTCATGTACATACAGCCATAGGTGCGAGTGCTTATCCAGTCCCTGCGCGAGCAAAATTCTTCAGTCTTTCAAGGACGTGGCGAGCAACGGGCAAAGCGATCGCGTTACCCCACAACTTGTACTGGGCACTATCACTGGTTGGATTCTCCAACCAAGTAGTGACTTGGCGTGCGGTTCGTGGTTTCACGCCGCGCGCCAAGTTCCAGGTAGCCCAAATGCCCGTCCAATACTCGATGTCCTCGCTTGTCGGATCCTCGATAGCAAGACCGTCACACCAATCGTCAGGAAACCCCTGCAACCGGGCACACTCGACCGGCGTCAACCGCCTGGGGCACAGCGACGAGCTGGCGACCATGGGCGGATCGGTGTAATCCGTGGCCAGCAGCGCACCTGCCTGATCCTTGGTGACGCGGGTGAAATAGTCGGCCTTGGATGCGGCATAGACGGGCTCCAAGATGACCATGCCGCCCTGATTGCAGGTCGGCTCCCCGCCTTTCAAGTCGAGGGTTTTCGACACTTCCGCTTCGTAGCCGTAGTGGCCGCCACCGCTGCGGGACTGGTGGATCGAATTCAGGCCAAACACCCTGCGTTCTTCTGGGGCGTCGAGGAGGATGGGGACGTTGGTGGGTGAGTTGCCCATCCGGGCAGTCAGCGTCTGCACCACCCCCGAGGAGTTAACGGTCAACCTCGAGTCCTGCGGATGATGATCCAACAACATCACCGAGCTGCTACGGCCTCCAAGGCTTGCTTCAGGGGTGTGGGCATGGTCTTGTTCTTGCGTGCCGCACGATTCAGGATTCCTTGGCAAGCTCGCGGGCTCAAAAAGAATCTCGGGTGCGGATCGGCCTGCAAAATCTGCGACAAGGTAGATGCGGCGGCGTCGTTGGGCGAGGCCGAAATGTTGCGCATCGAGTACACGCCATGCCAGTGAGAATCCCTCACCCATGACACATCCCGCGTACGGCCATCCACCCTCAGGGACAGGCATATCAGGCGTGCTCGGGTCGACGATGCGCGTGAGCGTGGTAAGGACGGTGGCGAAATCGGATCCTTTGTGTGAGGAGAACGCGCCAGGGACATTCTCCCAGATCGCGTAGCGTGGAAACATTCCATGGGTTGCTTTCCTCATCTGGTCAATAATTCGTACAGCATGAAAGAACAGACCCGAGCGTTCACCCGCCAGGCCTGCTTGTTTACCTGCAACGGATAGGTCTTGGCAGGGAGAACCAAACGTGATCACATCCACCGCATCAACATCAGCCCCGTTGACCCCGGTCACATCACCCACATGAGTGAGCTGCGGCAGGCGGCGGGTCGTAACGAGAATCGGAAATGGTTCGATTTCACTCGCCCACACAGGACGAATACCCGCCTGAATACCTGCGAGAGGGAAACCACCCGAGCCATCAAACAAGGAACCCAACGTCAACTCACTCACGGTTCACCCCTCTTAACATCGCGCACCAAATCCAAATACGAATACTCTTTGCCGCCTCGCAGGCAGGTGATCCCTGCGGAGTCGCCGGTGTGTTCGGCATAACGGCGCAAAATCACGGAGGCGTATTTTTCGTCGAGCTCCATGCAGTAGGCGATGCGGTCGGTTGCCTCAGCTGCCATGAGCGTGGAGCCTGAGCCTGCGAAGGTGTCGAGCACGATCGCGTTGGCCTGCGTGGAGTTCCCGATCGGATACGCCAACAAATCCAGCGGCTTACTGGTCGGGTGGTCAGCATTACGGCGGGGCTTGGCGAAGTTCCAGATCGTGGTTTGTTTCCGGTCGGCGTACCACTTGTGCTTACCCGTCTTCACCCACCCGAATAGCACCGGCTCGTGCTGCCACTGATACGGGGAACGTCCCAATACGAGGGAATCTTTAACCCAAATACAACAGCCCGACAGGTAAAAGCCTGCCTCAACGAAGGCGCGGCGGAAGTTCAAGCCTTCAGTGTCAGCGTGGAACACATACGCGGACGCGCCCT
The genomic region above belongs to Winkia neuii and contains:
- a CDS encoding DUF2651 family protein, which encodes MKAPSKQSWALMSVLLAAFWLLPLISMWISRLSDPNAKWFIALLFLAFPLLTIVLSVIDGARHGFGWWWLLAPFAGFLTTLFVYYNDSALIYGVAYSILGLIGAGIGAFIHERAHSTSRPRSS
- a CDS encoding terminase large subunit, translated to MRTLDTYTPTRFMATGSRYDKRKADFAVAFIQALKHTKGRWSGKPFQLIDWQEQIIRDLFGTVKEDGYRQFTTAYVEIPKKMGKSELAAAIALLLTCGDGEERAEVYGCAADRQQASIVFEVAADMIRMSPALSKRVKILASQKRIIYKPTNSFYQVLSAEAYSKHGFNISGVVFDELHTQPNRALFDVMTKGSGDARTQPLYFLITTAGTDTHSICYEQHQKAQDILDGKKHDPTFYPVIYGAAQDDDWTDEDVWHKANPSLGITVPIEKVRQACTSAKQNPAEENTFRQLRLNQWVKQSVRWMPMHIWNQNSAPVDLSDLEGRVCYGGLDLASTTDITAFVLVFPPYGDDDKYTVAPWFWIPEDNLKLRVARDHVPYDLWQQQGFLQTTEGNVVHYGAIEAFIEQLGERFDIREIAFDRWGAVQMSQNLDEAGFTVVPFGQGFKDMSPPSKELMKLALEGKLAHGGHPVLSWMVDNIHVRTDPAGNIKPDKQKSTEKIDGVVATIMALDRAIRNGTGHVSGSVYDERGLLVL
- a CDS encoding cell division protein, whose protein sequence is MSDLHIEISEMLEAGINIWDIEEALDIARKWNFSLVAGAIEHDPHGYLRLVDSWFEQVTR
- a CDS encoding DNA cytosine methyltransferase; this translates as MSELTLGSLFDGSGGFPLAGIQAGIRPVWASEIEPFPILVTTRRLPQLTHVGDVTGVNGADVDAVDVITFGSPCQDLSVAGKQAGLAGERSGLFFHAVRIIDQMRKATHGMFPRYAIWENVPGAFSSHKGSDFATVLTTLTRIVDPSTPDMPVPEGGWPYAGCVMGEGFSLAWRVLDAQHFGLAQRRRRIYLVADFAGRSAPEILFEPASLPRNPESCGTQEQDHAHTPEASLGGRSSSVMLLDHHPQDSRLTVNSSGVVQTLTARMGNSPTNVPILLDAPEERRVFGLNSIHQSRSGGGHYGYEAEVSKTLDLKGGEPTCNQGGMVILEPVYAASKADYFTRVTKDQAGALLATDYTDPPMVASSSLCPRRLTPVECARLQGFPDDWCDGLAIEDPTSEDIEYWTGIWATWNLARGVKPRTARQVTTWLENPTSDSAQYKLWGNAIALPVARHVLERLKNFARAGTG